In Alteromonas mediterranea DE, a single genomic region encodes these proteins:
- a CDS encoding WYL domain-containing protein: protein MLETISFSQRQRLAYIDFCLLFKGAIHRQDLINRFEVGLSAGSRDFTLYKELAPDNLIYDPREKRYFQTENFLPVFEHDAKRTLVKLANDISDGFDAIGDLHFPVESASSLNVPDIFVVAKVVQAIVNKKAMSVIYTSLSSGSGARELVPHSIVDNGQRWHVRAFDRKSQSFRDFVLTRISKVTVKAEPEVHECIEQDEEWGRLIPLEIVPHPKNIKFPTAIELDYAMEEGVLTLEVRAAMAGYLLRRWNVDCTKHASLRSGEYQLWLKNRQSLADTDNLAIAPGYTAEQAAYTA, encoded by the coding sequence ATGTTAGAAACCATTTCTTTTTCTCAACGCCAACGACTGGCGTATATCGATTTCTGCCTTTTGTTTAAAGGGGCTATTCATCGCCAAGACTTAATAAATCGCTTTGAAGTGGGGCTATCGGCCGGCTCTCGTGACTTTACGCTCTACAAAGAACTAGCGCCCGATAACTTAATCTACGATCCAAGAGAAAAGCGTTACTTTCAAACAGAAAACTTTCTTCCAGTTTTCGAGCACGATGCCAAACGTACCTTGGTAAAGCTTGCCAACGACATATCAGACGGGTTTGATGCCATTGGCGATTTGCACTTTCCGGTAGAAAGTGCGTCTTCGCTGAACGTACCTGATATTTTTGTGGTAGCGAAAGTAGTACAAGCCATAGTTAACAAAAAAGCGATGAGCGTTATTTACACATCGTTATCTAGCGGCAGTGGCGCACGTGAACTTGTGCCCCATAGTATTGTTGATAATGGTCAGCGATGGCATGTTCGCGCATTTGACAGAAAGTCGCAGAGCTTTCGAGACTTTGTATTAACCCGCATTAGCAAGGTAACGGTTAAAGCAGAGCCTGAAGTGCATGAGTGCATTGAGCAGGATGAAGAGTGGGGAAGGTTGATCCCTCTTGAGATTGTGCCTCACCCTAAAAACATTAAATTTCCTACTGCCATTGAGCTTGATTATGCGATGGAAGAAGGCGTACTCACCTTAGAAGTACGCGCCGCTATGGCGGGCTATTTACTGAGGCGCTGGAATGTAGACTGTACCAAGCATGCAAGTTTGCGTTCAGGTGAATATCAACTTTGGCTTAAAAACCGCCAAAGCCTTGCTGATACGGATAATCTTGCTATTGCGCCAGGGTATACTGCAGAACAAGCTGCCTATACGGCATAG
- a CDS encoding PEP-CTERM sorting domain-containing protein, with translation MKKFFLLIMAVATFNANAALISITTDKDTYSVGETIMATVSATELIDDNAVQTYFYGYNALFNFDSTLLSLDVSSIFDLGALGNQPVVGTNGSTESTLSIISIESFLAAIVPLFEGAEFAQNGKSTVELFSFNLLALNAGIVELSPVSSVITNNGGVALPNVSTESTSFEIAQVPAPGTFALSLLALGGMVFARKRAKQ, from the coding sequence ATGAAAAAATTCTTTTTACTAATAATGGCTGTCGCTACTTTCAACGCAAACGCAGCACTAATTTCGATTACAACAGATAAAGACACTTATAGCGTTGGCGAAACAATAATGGCCACGGTAAGTGCAACTGAGTTGATCGACGATAACGCCGTTCAGACTTACTTTTATGGCTATAACGCACTTTTTAATTTCGATAGTACACTTTTAAGCCTTGATGTTTCGTCTATCTTTGACTTAGGCGCATTAGGTAATCAGCCAGTTGTAGGTACTAATGGAAGCACCGAAAGTACTTTAAGTATTATCTCAATTGAATCATTTCTTGCCGCGATAGTTCCTTTATTTGAAGGTGCTGAATTTGCGCAAAATGGTAAAAGTACTGTCGAACTGTTTTCGTTCAATTTACTAGCGCTTAATGCTGGCATTGTAGAGTTATCACCTGTAAGTTCGGTGATAACCAATAACGGCGGGGTTGCTTTACCAAACGTTTCAACTGAGAGCACAAGCTTTGAAATCGCCCAAGTACCTGCACCAGGTACCTTTGCGCTATCTCTTTTAGCTCTAGGCGGTATGGTTTTCGCACGCAAACGTGCAAAGCAGTAA
- a CDS encoding response regulator — translation MSIRVRYIAALVLIATLVTLSFIVMHDLISEQKQDAENINVAGQQRMLSQRIALMLSTGETCSSGPEREYLEQALAQFKANHQQLVSKNNLPLPIFDIYFVEGKLDRSVNQYIKNVERALTATDCQTIAPLDIQALTELLKQLDYVVTLFEQDASNQVDTVLSIEFYLWLATLALLCIEAVFIFSPMEQTVKQAFSKLTRLKAEAEETAEKARKASKAKSEFLSSMSHELRTPMNGLFGMIELAIDNPEKSSIYLKKAKTAGRQLLVLINDILDVSKIEAGKIKIERAPVDLLQILDDVVSLQRVYCQRKGLEFIYLKDPDLPHVVEGDITRISQILHNLLNNAIKFTERGSVTLKVRYTKHPNGNFLSFDVIDTGIGIASSKLDNIFRKFEQADKTTTRDFGGTGLGLSIAKQLAQLMNGDITVTSFIGQGSTFSFTMAAKECHLPEITVQPGSSVRCAVVDDLQTSREYFEHVVNAMSISSQSYGSAKAFLSDTPLSFDVIILDLSMPEMSGVDLLKQLKTLNPKPFPKVILISAELERLEEESDDEIIGLIWRTHVKPINRRELEHDLNKLVDTTPQVTTDTAAANKKKRILLAEDNEINAEIVKTIMQAEGYKFLHVKNGKDAIDVVKRHNFDLILMDCNMPIMGGIEASSILRNALDITTPIVALTANAFAEDKEECLAAGMTDFMAKPIDKGTLLSCIRKHLAS, via the coding sequence ATGTCTATACGTGTCCGTTACATCGCTGCCCTCGTGCTTATAGCTACACTTGTCACGCTTTCATTTATAGTGATGCACGACTTGATTAGCGAGCAAAAACAAGATGCTGAGAATATTAATGTTGCGGGTCAACAGCGTATGCTTTCTCAGCGTATAGCGCTAATGCTATCTACCGGCGAAACGTGTAGCAGCGGCCCGGAGCGGGAGTATCTAGAACAAGCACTGGCACAATTTAAAGCAAACCACCAGCAGCTAGTCTCGAAAAACAACCTTCCCCTTCCAATATTCGATATATATTTCGTCGAGGGGAAATTAGATAGAAGCGTTAACCAGTACATCAAAAATGTCGAACGCGCTTTAACAGCCACCGATTGTCAAACCATTGCGCCGTTAGATATTCAGGCACTCACCGAATTATTGAAGCAACTCGATTACGTGGTAACGCTTTTCGAGCAAGATGCGTCGAACCAAGTAGATACGGTCTTATCCATAGAGTTTTACTTATGGTTAGCCACGCTAGCACTGCTTTGCATAGAAGCGGTTTTTATCTTTTCCCCCATGGAACAAACCGTAAAACAGGCATTTTCGAAACTTACGCGTTTGAAGGCAGAAGCAGAAGAAACGGCTGAAAAAGCACGAAAAGCAAGTAAAGCAAAATCTGAGTTTCTTTCTAGCATGAGCCACGAACTTCGCACCCCGATGAATGGGCTGTTCGGCATGATAGAGCTAGCCATTGATAACCCTGAAAAAAGTAGTATCTATCTAAAAAAAGCCAAAACAGCGGGGCGCCAACTGCTGGTACTGATCAACGACATATTAGATGTATCTAAAATTGAAGCGGGCAAAATAAAAATAGAGCGAGCACCAGTAGACTTGTTGCAGATACTCGATGACGTGGTGTCACTACAACGCGTGTACTGTCAACGAAAAGGTCTTGAATTTATCTATTTGAAAGACCCAGATTTACCACATGTCGTGGAAGGTGATATAACGCGGATTTCGCAAATCTTACATAACTTATTGAACAATGCTATTAAGTTTACCGAACGTGGTTCGGTAACGCTTAAAGTGCGATATACCAAACATCCAAACGGCAACTTCTTGTCCTTTGATGTCATCGATACGGGTATAGGTATAGCGTCGTCGAAACTAGACAATATTTTTAGAAAATTTGAACAAGCAGACAAAACGACAACCCGGGACTTTGGCGGTACCGGGCTCGGTTTAAGCATCGCAAAACAACTTGCTCAATTAATGAATGGCGATATCACTGTCACCTCATTTATCGGTCAAGGCAGCACGTTTAGTTTTACAATGGCCGCAAAAGAGTGCCACCTGCCTGAGATAACCGTACAGCCAGGTTCTTCCGTGCGCTGCGCTGTTGTAGATGATTTGCAGACCAGTCGCGAATATTTTGAGCACGTGGTCAATGCAATGTCTATCAGCTCTCAAAGCTACGGTAGTGCAAAAGCATTCCTGTCAGACACTCCGTTAAGTTTTGACGTTATCATTTTGGATTTATCCATGCCGGAAATGAGCGGTGTTGATTTACTCAAACAATTAAAGACATTGAACCCCAAACCATTTCCGAAGGTTATTTTAATATCTGCGGAGCTCGAAAGATTAGAAGAGGAAAGCGACGATGAAATAATCGGGCTAATTTGGCGAACTCACGTGAAACCGATTAATCGTAGAGAGCTAGAACACGACCTAAATAAGCTTGTTGATACAACGCCTCAGGTAACTACCGATACCGCAGCGGCTAACAAAAAGAAACGTATTTTACTTGCCGAAGATAACGAAATTAACGCTGAAATCGTTAAAACGATCATGCAGGCTGAAGGCTATAAGTTTCTGCACGTCAAAAATGGTAAAGATGCCATTGACGTGGTTAAACGCCATAACTTCGATCTCATTTTAATGGATTGTAATATGCCCATAATGGGCGGCATCGAAGCGTCTTCTATTTTGCGGAACGCTTTGGATATTACAACGCCAATAGTGGCCCTTACGGCTAATGCGTTTGCAGAAGATAAAGAAGAGTGTTTGGCCGCGGGAATGACTGACTTTATGGCGAAGCCAATAGACAAAGGCACCCTTTTATCTTGTATCAGAAAACACTTAGCAAGCTAA
- a CDS encoding alkaline phosphatase PhoX — protein MKSETLRGIKYSAIALAVTVGISACSLEGDDGEDGEDGAQGAQGPVGEQGPVGEQGPVGEQGPEGDTAGTLTRIATVPLGAEVTGIFLTDEGDLFFNVQHPSGTNAATTSVNEMPINTGTVGVLAGANFNNLPVTLPNSPVPSSDEEKELVVSAIGQYQVLGQTGDTFGTDLPEGLGHIYTLDGEELVLENDMPDFNGFISTAEGEGYLFSNWEELPGGMSRMKVEKDEFGMWEVTEAMMLDFSPVWGTAANCFGSMSPWGTPLTSEEWVVNSSVDSTTSPSWNNPEAVSTDARLGRMWQMTAPDAPNPYNYGYIAEVTDPLADEPVIVKHFAMGRYEHENSTVMPDGKTVYLSQDDTGGVLFKFVADTAEDLSAGTLYGAKLTQDAGQNDPATTGFAVEWVELASGDNMTIRAWIDEYNGIGTDDYVDGQSSYITMADVQAWADGDATYPTVEEGGSSVTAGEPMDNRVAFLESRAAARLKGATAEWRKLEGISINQKRAKEAVEGVDTIEGEVVENAYLYIGIADIDNTMVDGEGDMQLSARVKDCGGVYRAKLEAGYNITRIEPVVMGGTYRSSLTGAERCDVEQLSQPDNVVVMNDGRILIGEDGFQENNTLWMYEPADK, from the coding sequence ATGAAAAGCGAAACTCTTCGTGGGATTAAGTATTCAGCGATTGCATTAGCGGTAACAGTAGGTATATCAGCCTGTTCACTAGAAGGTGATGACGGTGAAGACGGTGAAGACGGCGCACAAGGCGCTCAAGGCCCAGTAGGTGAGCAAGGCCCAGTAGGCGAACAAGGTCCAGTAGGCGAACAAGGCCCAGAAGGCGATACTGCGGGAACGCTTACCCGTATTGCTACGGTGCCCCTTGGCGCAGAAGTAACGGGTATTTTTCTCACTGACGAAGGCGATTTGTTTTTTAACGTACAGCACCCGTCGGGCACGAATGCGGCAACAACAAGTGTAAACGAAATGCCAATCAACACGGGTACGGTAGGAGTGTTAGCAGGCGCAAATTTCAACAATTTACCCGTTACTTTACCCAACTCTCCAGTACCTAGCTCTGACGAAGAAAAAGAGTTGGTGGTTTCTGCCATTGGTCAATACCAGGTACTCGGCCAAACAGGCGACACTTTTGGTACAGATTTACCTGAAGGCCTTGGCCACATCTACACCCTTGATGGCGAAGAGTTAGTGCTTGAAAACGATATGCCAGACTTCAATGGCTTCATTTCAACAGCAGAAGGTGAGGGTTACCTTTTTTCTAACTGGGAAGAGCTTCCCGGTGGCATGAGCCGCATGAAGGTAGAAAAAGATGAATTTGGCATGTGGGAAGTTACAGAAGCTATGATGCTAGACTTTTCGCCAGTATGGGGCACTGCGGCAAACTGCTTTGGTTCTATGTCGCCTTGGGGCACGCCACTTACCTCGGAGGAGTGGGTCGTTAACTCTTCTGTAGATTCAACCACATCACCTAGCTGGAACAACCCTGAAGCGGTATCAACTGACGCTCGCTTAGGTCGTATGTGGCAGATGACCGCGCCTGATGCGCCAAACCCATACAACTACGGTTATATCGCAGAGGTGACCGATCCGCTTGCCGACGAGCCAGTAATTGTTAAGCATTTTGCCATGGGTCGCTACGAGCATGAAAACTCAACGGTGATGCCCGATGGAAAAACGGTTTATCTTTCACAAGATGATACCGGCGGCGTGCTGTTCAAATTTGTAGCAGACACAGCAGAAGACTTATCAGCTGGTACGCTTTACGGCGCCAAACTTACCCAAGATGCGGGTCAAAACGACCCAGCGACAACGGGCTTCGCTGTTGAGTGGGTTGAATTGGCAAGTGGCGATAATATGACAATTCGCGCGTGGATTGACGAATACAACGGTATTGGAACGGACGACTACGTGGATGGCCAAAGCTCTTATATCACCATGGCTGACGTTCAAGCATGGGCAGACGGCGATGCGACTTACCCCACAGTAGAAGAAGGTGGTTCAAGCGTAACCGCGGGAGAACCAATGGATAACCGTGTCGCTTTCCTTGAAAGCCGCGCCGCAGCGCGACTTAAAGGCGCAACGGCAGAGTGGAGAAAGCTTGAAGGTATCTCTATTAACCAGAAGCGCGCAAAAGAAGCGGTTGAAGGTGTTGATACCATTGAAGGTGAAGTCGTGGAAAATGCTTACCTATATATCGGTATAGCAGATATCGACAACACGATGGTTGACGGTGAAGGCGACATGCAGCTATCTGCCCGGGTAAAAGACTGCGGTGGTGTATACCGCGCTAAGCTTGAAGCAGGCTATAACATTACGCGTATTGAACCTGTTGTAATGGGCGGTACGTACCGCTCAAGCCTAACTGGTGCAGAGCGTTGTGACGTTGAGCAGCTTTCTCAACCAGATAACGTTGTAGTCATGAACGACGGCCGTATTCTTATCGGTGAAGACGGTTTCCAAGAAAACAACACGCTGTGGATGTATGAACCAGCAGATAAGTAA